The Chitinophagales bacterium genomic interval TCGGATATTTATGCGATGAATGCAGTCCCTGAGCAAATCACTGTTTCCATAGGCATATCCAATCGTTTTTCTGTGGAAGCCCTGGAAGAATTTTATGAGGGGGTGAAAGCCGCCTGCGATTTTTACGAGGTAGATTTAGTAGGTGGAGATACCAGCTCTTCTATCAAGGGCTTTATTGTTAGCGTGACTGCTATTGGGCAGGCAGAAAAGAAAGCACTCTGTTATCGCAATGGAGCTAAAAAGGGGGATTTGATTTGTGTGAGTGGCGATTTGGGCGGAGCATTGCTGGGTTTGCAACTTTTAGAAAGAGAAAAACAAGTTTATAAGGAAAACCCTGAAATTCAGCCAGACTTGAACAATCAGAAATATATTGTTGGCCGGCAGTTAAAGCCCGAAGCCCGGAAAGATATTATCGAACTCTTTAAAAAAGTGGGCATAAAACCTACTGCAATGATGGACATATCAGATGGGCTTTCTTCTGAGCTGATGCATATTTGCACGCAATCCAGGGTAGGCTGCTATATCTACGAGGACAGTGTGCCTATTTTAAATGAGGTGTATGAATTTGCACTGGAAATGAATCTTGAGCCGATTACCTGTGCCATGAATGGGGGAGAAGATTATGAGCTGCTTTTCACTATTGATCCCAAAGACCGCGAAAAACTTGAAAATATTCCCGGTATTGCAATTATAGGAGATATTAGACCCGAAGATAAGGGCTATTATATAGAAAGCAAACAAGGCAAAAAACACGAAATCAAGGCGCAGGGCTGGGATAGTTTTTTGAAAGTATTGAAATCCCGGGATTGATTTCTAAGTAAAAAGCCTTATTTATAAATGCTGCTGAAACGTGAAAAAATAGCCAAAATGCCCTGTTTACAAGCTTTCAGGAAAAATATTACAATAAAATATCCACATTTTATAAACTAACGATCGTTAGGATGTTTTTTATAAGTTGCTGGTTATCAATATGTAGTGAGGTTTTGTTGTTTTGGAGATTCCTGTAAGCCTTAGTTATCAACACTTCCGCTCAATTTAAATTTTGTTTAATTCAGCGATCGCTCTAAATTTGTTTCCACACGATGAAATTATTTTTTAATTCATAAAACTCAATTGACATGAACAAAGGAGATTTAGTAACCAAAATTGCAGAAGATGCAGGTTTGAGCAAAGCTCAAGCAGGAGATGCTTTGAATTCAGTATTGGATTCAGTAGTAAAAACATTGAAAAAAGGAGATAAAGTAACCTTAGTTGGTTTCGGAACATTCTCCGTTTCTAAAAGATCTGCCAGAACTGGCCGTAACCCACAAACTGGTGCAGAGATTAAAATCCCTGCTAAGAATGTAGTGAAGTTCAAAGCTGGTAAAGAATTTGCTTCTGCTGTTTAAGTAAAGCAATTTTCAAAACAAGAGCCGTATCATTCATTTGATGCGGCTTTTTTTTTGTTGGGATTGAACTTCAGCAATTCGGTTTGGTCAATCCACCGGAACAAGCACCGGAATTTTATACCGTTTTACCTACTTTTTTTACTTTCCAAAGTCCTTTTCCCAACGGTATAGGCATAAGCAGCAGCGGGCAGGTACTGAAAAGTTTTGTCTTTGTATTCCACCACTCCTTCCCTATCTATAGTAGTGATTAAGGGATAGTTTAAATCGTTCTCTACGCAAAATTTGTAGAGGCTTTTTAGTTCATTGGGTTTATCAAAATATCTATTGGACCATTTGATTTCCAATGCCCAGGTTGGTTTTAAAGAAGATTCGCTAATCCCCACCATATCAACTTCTCCGCTTGTCCACCTGGCATACC includes:
- the thiL gene encoding thiamine-phosphate kinase produces the protein MSKKEEKRTEVNELGEFGLIKVLTSRFKNQNSSTLTGVGDDAAVIKCSKDKVAVVSTDMLIEGIHFDLMYTPLRHLGYKSVVVNLSDIYAMNAVPEQITVSIGISNRFSVEALEEFYEGVKAACDFYEVDLVGGDTSSSIKGFIVSVTAIGQAEKKALCYRNGAKKGDLICVSGDLGGALLGLQLLEREKQVYKENPEIQPDLNNQKYIVGRQLKPEARKDIIELFKKVGIKPTAMMDISDGLSSELMHICTQSRVGCYIYEDSVPILNEVYEFALEMNLEPITCAMNGGEDYELLFTIDPKDREKLENIPGIAIIGDIRPEDKGYYIESKQGKKHEIKAQGWDSFLKVLKSRD
- a CDS encoding HU family DNA-binding protein, which codes for MNKGDLVTKIAEDAGLSKAQAGDALNSVLDSVVKTLKKGDKVTLVGFGTFSVSKRSARTGRNPQTGAEIKIPAKNVVKFKAGKEFASAV